One region of Oncorhynchus keta strain PuntledgeMale-10-30-2019 chromosome 24, Oket_V2, whole genome shotgun sequence genomic DNA includes:
- the znf451 gene encoding E3 SUMO-protein ligase ZNF451 isoform X1 gives MSSPTGAEDEDEVEFVSEAPLRPVLECIDLLSEGEDDDSLPMAETIEDEIERQKAQVTSTLDRLAQQVTVEKKERAEKCKAFKEKQISQKAHGRQELAFSPNGHAYDAKRCVDMWLKMPGVKPGIINTGASWRRRQVPFPTSSSSTHSCPVINCGRVYDNVPLLEGHLKRFDHSPCDPTIYLKGSPTELFACVACGLHFETKEAWRVHQQSMLSSSPNEDHDHSQTCQSIVCFACPVCYFLFYTRDECLHHMAAKNHFSQSIIMSETTGTALPVPIPRYAKNRLTALCKEVIFSVRCTTCRKGLNSHMEAQAHFNVQCREGSARAEAVKTVVQVMKQLQVLGQCSVCCKLFLTQGQVDRHKELSRHITEVNSTMERAILHYSNFYEIQHAKRAAVAPSQKRDKERGDSVGYPAKRQRRGGTLNGSAGPSTSVSIVAWFCECGQRFSEEAMASKHLLTANQIFYQCGVCGKRMDESSITRLHMSRFHGGAHLSNFLFHCRLCKVDMPRHEDILLHVSETHSGHTYFREREVSDEEPAPISYSKPSTSGRPSAPTEPRARTTTPTCLPKQDERWLCRMCEDIFDSERAVHKHCRDVRNHSFQRFACGHCPQKFFKEDTLRRHCVNEHSNQIVTRYFCGLCDSMQYDTEGEFQEHYRSLHSKDYYLMDVPGVDRPTEAENYNSSQLATTSECLCPCMSSEKAGDERKATFTRCMKLLSSEDKCSFVCAPCDIKVASFAQIKTHVHSQHEALGLEKTFDVVCGSCQKSHNDVPSFHNHYHSQHCFLEPCSSSRDGGESRTQKAAASTAVKTLAAVEIKPEVNVEEFEDMKHAIAVNLDEVRDDTEPHGDESEEMKRALALSAEEAREPTDFDIEMEEALKRSLLEY, from the exons ATGTCCTCCCCGACTGGAGCAGAAGATGAAGATGAGGTGGAGTTTGTGTCA GAGGCTCCACTCAGACCTGTACTGGAGTGTATTGATTTACTGAGTGAGGGCGAAGACGATGACAGTTTACCCATGGCAGAGACA aTTGAAGATGAGATTGAGCGACAGAAGGCTCAGGTCACCTCCACTTTGGACAGACTGGCTCAGCAAGTCACTGTGGAGAAAAAGGAAAGAGCAGAGAAGTGTAAAGCCTTCAAG GAGAAGCAAATCTCACAAAAGGCTCATGGGCGGCAGGAACTGGCATTTAGTCCCAATGGACATGCATATGATGCCAAGCGCTGTGTGGATATGTGGTTAAAGATGCCAG GTGTGAAACCCGGTATCATCAATACTGGAGCTAGCTGGAGACGCAGACAGGTCCCCTTTCCCACCAGTAGCTCATCTACACATTCCTGTCCAGTGATCAACTGTGGTCGGGTTTATGACAATGTGCCTCTCCTGGAAGGTCACTTGAAAAG GTTTGACCACTCTCCTTGCGATCCGACCATCTACCTGAAAGGAAGCCCAACTGAGCTGTTTGCTTGCGTTGCCTGTGGTCTGCATTTTGAAACCAAAGAGGCTTGGAGGGTGCATCAGCAGTCAATG ctGTCCTCCTCGCCTAATGAAGACCATGACCACAGTCAGACCTGCCAGTCCATCGTCTGCTTCGCCTGCCCTGTCTGCTACTTCCTGTTCTACACCAGGGACGAGTGCCTCCATCACATGGCGGCCAAAAACCACTTCTCTCAGTCCATCATCATGAGTG AAACTACAGGGACAGCATTGCCAGTTCCCATCCCTCGATATGCGAAGAATCGTCTTACTGCTTTATGTAAGGAGGTTATATTCAGCGTGAGATGTACAACATGCCGAAAGGGGCTTAACTCACACATGGAAGCACAGGCCCACTTCAA TGTGCAGTGCAGAGAGGGCAGTGCCAGGGCTGAGGCAGTGAAAACAGTGGTGCAGGTTATGAAACAACTGCAGGTGCTGGGCCAGTGCTCTGTGTGTTGCAAACTGTTCCTCACCCAAGGTCAAGTTGACAGGCATAAAGAATTGAGTCGGCACATTACTGAGGTCAACAGCACCATGGAAAGGGCGATTCTGCACTACAGCAATTTCTATGAAATCCAACACGCCAAGAGGGCTGCGGTTGCCCCATCACAGAAGAGGGACAAGGAGAGAGGTGATTCTGTTGGATACCCAGCCAAGCGCCAGAGACGCGGAGGAACTTTGAATGGCAGTGCTGGGCCCTCAACGAGTGTCTCGATAGTGGCATGGTTCTGTGAATGTGGCCAGCGCTTTTCAGAGGAGGCCATGGCAAGTAAGCACCTTTTAACTGCCAATCAGATATTCTAtcaatgtggtgtgtgtggaaaGCGTATGGATGAGTCGTCCATCACTCGCCTACACATGAGCCGCTTTCATGGCGGCGCCCATCTCTCAAACTTCCTATTCCACTGCCGGCTGTGCAAGGTGGACATGCCACGTCACGAGGACATCCTGTTGCATGTGTCAGAGACCCACAGTGGACACACTTACTTCAGGGAAAGAGAGGTATCAGACGAGGAGCCTGCTCCCATCTCCTATTCCAAACCCTCCACCAGTGGCAGACCCAGTGCTCCCACTGAGCCCAGGGCTAGAACTACAACTCCCACATGTCTCCCCAAACAGGACGAGAGGTGGCTGTGCAGAATGTGTGAGGACATCTTTGACTCGGAGCGAGCCGTGCACAAGCACTGCAGAGATGTGAGAAACCACAGTTTCCAGAGGTTTGCCTGTGGCCACTGCCCACAGAAGTTCTTCAAGGAGGACACATTACGCAGGCACTGTGTGAACGAGCACAGCAACCAAATAGTGACACGCTACTTCTGCGGGCTCTGTGACAGCATGCAGTATGACACCGAGGGGGAGTTCCAGGAGCACTATAGAAGCCTGCACAGTAAGGACTACTACCTCATGGATGTGCCTGGGGTTGATAGACCCACTGAGGCCGAAAACTACAACTCCAGTCAACTGGCAACAACCAGTGAATGTCTGTGTCCATGCATGTCGTCAGAAAAGGCCGGAGACGAAAGGAAGGCTACTTTCACACGATGCATGAAGCTGCTGTCCAGTGAAGACAAATGCAGCTTTGTATGCGCACCATGCGACATCAAGGTAGCCTCCTTTGCTCAGATTAAGACTCATGTCCACTCTCAACACGAAGCCTTGGGGCTAGAGAAGACCTTTGACGTGGTGTGTGGATCCTGTCAGAAGAGTCATAACGACGTGCCCAGTTTCCATAACCACTACCACTCCCAGCACTGCTTTCTGGAGCCTTGCTCCAGCTCTAGAGATGGAGGTGAAAGTCGTACGCAGAAGGCAGCAGCTTCCACCGCTGTTAAGACACTGGCTGCTGTGGAGATTAAACCGGAAGTGAATG TGGAGGAGTTTGAAGATATGAAACATGCCATCGCTGTGAACTTGGATGAGGTCAGAGATGACACTGAACCCCATGGAG ATGAATCTGAGGAGATGAAGCGTGCCTTGGCTTTAAGTGCAGAAGAAGCAAGAGAGCCAACTGACTTTGATATTG AGATGGAGGAAGCTCTCAAAAGAAGCCTTCTTGAATACTGA
- the bag2 gene encoding BAG family molecular chaperone regulator 2, with product MAQAKIHQAKMIEAANGKFSRSMSMADRSGRLLESLDQLEIRVEALREAATSMEQERECLLDMIQSIKNSEEMRSICDGEREELSLTANRLLGRTLTVEISVEIIRNSTQEDALRKATSLIDELAAKLLDDMDGARKGLMALHAACVTEAPPVPIDTKFQTIVITCALEDQKKIKRRLETLIRNVDNAEKNIKIMDHQKVDDLNSANGK from the exons ATGGCACAAGCGAAAATCCACCAGGCTAAAATGATTGAAGCCGCTAATGGCAAATTCAGCAGATCAATGTCTATGGCAGATCGCTCCGGACGACTTCTTGAAAGTTTGGACCAGCTGGAAATAAG GGTGGAGGCTTTACGCGAGGCCGCAACTTCaatggaacaggagagagagtgctTACTTGATATGATCCAGTCCATAAAGAATAGTGAAGAAATGCGCAGTATTTGTGACG gagagagagaggaactatcTTTAACTGCGAACCGTCTTCTGGGTAGGACGCTGACAGTTGAAATATCAGTGGAAATCATTAGAAACTCCACACAGGAGGATGCGCTACGCAAGGCTACCTCTTTGATTGATGAGCTTGCTGCAAAGTTGCTTGACGACATGGATGGGGCCAGAAAGGGCCTGATGGCACTGCACGCTGCCTGTGTGACCGAGGCACCACCGGTTCCTATCGATACAAAATTCCAGACGATCGTCATCACCTGCGCCCTGGAAGATCAGAAAAAAATCAAGAGGAGGCTGGAAACTCTGATAAGGAATGTGGATAATGCTGAGAAGAATATCAAGATAATGGATCATCAGAAAGTGGATGACTTAAACAGTGCCAATGGCAAATGA
- the znf451 gene encoding E3 SUMO-protein ligase ZNF451 isoform X2, giving the protein MSSPTGAEDEDEVEFVSEAPLRPVLECIDLLSEGEDDDSLPMAETIEDEIERQKAQVTSTLDRLAQQVTVEKKERAEKCKAFKEKQISQKAHGRQELAFSPNGHAYDAKRCVDMWLKMPGVKPGIINTGASWRRRQVPFPTSSSSTHSCPVINCGRVYDNVPLLEGHLKRFDHSPCDPTIYLKGSPTELFACVACGLHFETKEAWRVHQQSMLSSSPNEDHDHSQTCQSIVCFACPVCYFLFYTRDECLHHMAAKNHFSQSIIMSETTGTALPVPIPRYAKNRLTALCKEVIFSVRCTTCRKGLNSHMEAQAHFNVQCREGSARAEAVKTVVQVMKQLQVLGQCSVCCKLFLTQGQVDRHKELSRHITEVNSTMERAILHYSNFYEIQHAKRAAVAPSQKRDKERGDSVGYPAKRQRRGGTLNGSAGPSTSVSIVAWFCECGQRFSEEAMASKHLLTANQIFYQCGVCGKRMDESSITRLHMSRFHGGAHLSNFLFHCRLCKVDMPRHEDILLHVSETHSGHTYFREREVSDEEPAPISYSKPSTSGRPSAPTEPRARTTTPTCLPKQDERWLCRMCEDIFDSERAVHKHCRDVRNHSFQRFACGHCPQKFFKEDTLRRHCVNEHSNQIVTRYFCGLCDSMQYDTEGEFQEHYRSLHSKDYYLMDVPGVDRPTEAENYNSSQLATTSECLCPCMSSEKAGDERKATFTRCMKLLSSEDKCSFVCAPCDIKVASFAQIKTHVHSQHEALGLEKTFDVVCGSCQKSHNDVPSFHNHYHSQHCFLEPCSSSRDGGESRTQKAAASTAVKTLAAVEIKPEVNVEEFEDMKHAIAVNLDEVRDDTEPHGDESEEMKRALALSAEEAREPTDFDIALHA; this is encoded by the exons ATGTCCTCCCCGACTGGAGCAGAAGATGAAGATGAGGTGGAGTTTGTGTCA GAGGCTCCACTCAGACCTGTACTGGAGTGTATTGATTTACTGAGTGAGGGCGAAGACGATGACAGTTTACCCATGGCAGAGACA aTTGAAGATGAGATTGAGCGACAGAAGGCTCAGGTCACCTCCACTTTGGACAGACTGGCTCAGCAAGTCACTGTGGAGAAAAAGGAAAGAGCAGAGAAGTGTAAAGCCTTCAAG GAGAAGCAAATCTCACAAAAGGCTCATGGGCGGCAGGAACTGGCATTTAGTCCCAATGGACATGCATATGATGCCAAGCGCTGTGTGGATATGTGGTTAAAGATGCCAG GTGTGAAACCCGGTATCATCAATACTGGAGCTAGCTGGAGACGCAGACAGGTCCCCTTTCCCACCAGTAGCTCATCTACACATTCCTGTCCAGTGATCAACTGTGGTCGGGTTTATGACAATGTGCCTCTCCTGGAAGGTCACTTGAAAAG GTTTGACCACTCTCCTTGCGATCCGACCATCTACCTGAAAGGAAGCCCAACTGAGCTGTTTGCTTGCGTTGCCTGTGGTCTGCATTTTGAAACCAAAGAGGCTTGGAGGGTGCATCAGCAGTCAATG ctGTCCTCCTCGCCTAATGAAGACCATGACCACAGTCAGACCTGCCAGTCCATCGTCTGCTTCGCCTGCCCTGTCTGCTACTTCCTGTTCTACACCAGGGACGAGTGCCTCCATCACATGGCGGCCAAAAACCACTTCTCTCAGTCCATCATCATGAGTG AAACTACAGGGACAGCATTGCCAGTTCCCATCCCTCGATATGCGAAGAATCGTCTTACTGCTTTATGTAAGGAGGTTATATTCAGCGTGAGATGTACAACATGCCGAAAGGGGCTTAACTCACACATGGAAGCACAGGCCCACTTCAA TGTGCAGTGCAGAGAGGGCAGTGCCAGGGCTGAGGCAGTGAAAACAGTGGTGCAGGTTATGAAACAACTGCAGGTGCTGGGCCAGTGCTCTGTGTGTTGCAAACTGTTCCTCACCCAAGGTCAAGTTGACAGGCATAAAGAATTGAGTCGGCACATTACTGAGGTCAACAGCACCATGGAAAGGGCGATTCTGCACTACAGCAATTTCTATGAAATCCAACACGCCAAGAGGGCTGCGGTTGCCCCATCACAGAAGAGGGACAAGGAGAGAGGTGATTCTGTTGGATACCCAGCCAAGCGCCAGAGACGCGGAGGAACTTTGAATGGCAGTGCTGGGCCCTCAACGAGTGTCTCGATAGTGGCATGGTTCTGTGAATGTGGCCAGCGCTTTTCAGAGGAGGCCATGGCAAGTAAGCACCTTTTAACTGCCAATCAGATATTCTAtcaatgtggtgtgtgtggaaaGCGTATGGATGAGTCGTCCATCACTCGCCTACACATGAGCCGCTTTCATGGCGGCGCCCATCTCTCAAACTTCCTATTCCACTGCCGGCTGTGCAAGGTGGACATGCCACGTCACGAGGACATCCTGTTGCATGTGTCAGAGACCCACAGTGGACACACTTACTTCAGGGAAAGAGAGGTATCAGACGAGGAGCCTGCTCCCATCTCCTATTCCAAACCCTCCACCAGTGGCAGACCCAGTGCTCCCACTGAGCCCAGGGCTAGAACTACAACTCCCACATGTCTCCCCAAACAGGACGAGAGGTGGCTGTGCAGAATGTGTGAGGACATCTTTGACTCGGAGCGAGCCGTGCACAAGCACTGCAGAGATGTGAGAAACCACAGTTTCCAGAGGTTTGCCTGTGGCCACTGCCCACAGAAGTTCTTCAAGGAGGACACATTACGCAGGCACTGTGTGAACGAGCACAGCAACCAAATAGTGACACGCTACTTCTGCGGGCTCTGTGACAGCATGCAGTATGACACCGAGGGGGAGTTCCAGGAGCACTATAGAAGCCTGCACAGTAAGGACTACTACCTCATGGATGTGCCTGGGGTTGATAGACCCACTGAGGCCGAAAACTACAACTCCAGTCAACTGGCAACAACCAGTGAATGTCTGTGTCCATGCATGTCGTCAGAAAAGGCCGGAGACGAAAGGAAGGCTACTTTCACACGATGCATGAAGCTGCTGTCCAGTGAAGACAAATGCAGCTTTGTATGCGCACCATGCGACATCAAGGTAGCCTCCTTTGCTCAGATTAAGACTCATGTCCACTCTCAACACGAAGCCTTGGGGCTAGAGAAGACCTTTGACGTGGTGTGTGGATCCTGTCAGAAGAGTCATAACGACGTGCCCAGTTTCCATAACCACTACCACTCCCAGCACTGCTTTCTGGAGCCTTGCTCCAGCTCTAGAGATGGAGGTGAAAGTCGTACGCAGAAGGCAGCAGCTTCCACCGCTGTTAAGACACTGGCTGCTGTGGAGATTAAACCGGAAGTGAATG TGGAGGAGTTTGAAGATATGAAACATGCCATCGCTGTGAACTTGGATGAGGTCAGAGATGACACTGAACCCCATGGAG ATGAATCTGAGGAGATGAAGCGTGCCTTGGCTTTAAGTGCAGAAGAAGCAAGAGAGCCAACTGACTTTGATATTG CGTTACATGCTTGA